One window of Hydractinia symbiolongicarpus strain clone_291-10 chromosome 3, HSymV2.1, whole genome shotgun sequence genomic DNA carries:
- the LOC130635687 gene encoding uncharacterized protein LOC130635687, which translates to MNNANVKASTGDTVVLGWQFDLNADIRKETLEIFYCGYKDKIDGHLKPLVYTSTGDDFLSLNLHTVPPHFGLKVDQENTYIEHVHAHKNLLRNAFYMTIKNIDADFDHLDILCVLNYKTPFAKDTAQGGVYTIQVKRKATAENREKLSKVRFGQTFFGAVIFVILLSVLAWVGAIKWKQREKGYKPVPTTDSIDKNKGKEKQRKLTRPPTPVKPLHNSKTAYANNEGPSSRPSRPSQPPARPPQPKIDVGKEGKPIRPRQPALPISNNSGIKQALAAKPLRPPRPVPHTSATNQPIPKPRPRVQPSQNNNDQNKTSKGAIGLVKRPVPAPRPKK; encoded by the exons ATGAACAATGCGAATGTTAAAGCCTCCACAGGTGATACTGTTGTACTCGGTTGGCAATTTGATTTAAATGCTGACATTAGGAAAGAAACGTTAGAGATATTTTATTGTGGATACAAGGACAAAATCG ATGGTCATTTAAAACCACTTGTATACACCAGCACTGGAGATGATTTCTTGTCTTTAAATCTTCATACTGTCCCACCACATTTTGGTTTGAAAGTTGATCAGGAGAACACATATATCGAGCATGTCCATGCTCACAAAAATCTACTAAGAAATGCATTTTACATGACGATTAAAAACATAGACGCTGATTTTGATCACCTGGACATATTGTGCGTGTTGAATTACAAAACGCCATTTGCAAAAGATACAGCGCAAG GTGGAGTTTATACGATCCAAGTCAAGAGAAAAGCAACTGCAGAGAATAGGGAGAAATTATCTAAAGTTCGATTTGGTCAAACATTTTTTGGTGCtgtaatttttgtgattttgttgTCTGTACTGGCATGGGTGGGGGCTATTAAATGGAAACAAAGAGAGAAAGGATACAAACCTGTTCCTACAACAGAttcaattgataaaaataaaggcaaagagaaacaaagaaaattaacaAGGCCACCAACGCCTGTAAAACCACTACACAATTCTAAGACAGCCTATGCAAATAACGAAGGACCATCATCTCGCCCATCACGACCTTCACAACCTCCCGCACGTCCACCGCAACCAAAGATCGACGTGGGTAAAGAAGGCAAACCAATCCGTCCGCGGCAACCAGCATTACCAATAAGTAATAATTCTGGTATCAAACAAGCCTTAGCTGCTAAACCACTGCGTCCACCCAGACCTGTTCCACATACATCGGCTACGAACCAACCTATTCCAAAACCAAGGCCGAGAGTACAACCATCTCAGAACAATAACGATCAGAATAAGACAAGCAAAGGCGCGATTGGTCTGGTTAAACGTCCAGTACCTGCACCGCGACCAAAAAAGTAG